The following coding sequences are from one Myxococcus stipitatus window:
- a CDS encoding response regulator produces MTRILIIEDEQDLAGLVEYNLRAAGFDTETANTGAGGLARARANPPDLLLLDLMLPDIAGGEVLRLLKQDPELRKTSVIIVSAKGQESDRVQGLELGADDYVVKPFSVRELLLRVKAVLRRADAEDGPAQVLAAGDIALDTSRHQVRVKGAEVVLTALEFRLLRTLLERSDRVQTREVLLSDVWGIQAEIHTRTVDTHIKRLREKLGPAGDIIETVRGVGYKLSPP; encoded by the coding sequence CCTGGCCGGGCTCGTCGAGTACAACCTGCGCGCGGCCGGCTTCGACACGGAGACGGCGAACACCGGCGCGGGTGGACTGGCGCGCGCCCGGGCGAACCCGCCGGACCTCTTGCTGCTGGACCTGATGCTGCCGGACATCGCCGGCGGCGAGGTGCTGCGCCTGCTCAAGCAGGACCCCGAGCTGCGCAAGACGTCCGTCATCATCGTCAGCGCCAAGGGCCAGGAGTCCGACCGCGTGCAGGGCCTGGAGCTGGGCGCGGACGACTACGTCGTGAAGCCCTTCTCCGTCCGGGAGCTGCTGCTGCGGGTCAAGGCCGTGCTGCGCCGCGCGGACGCCGAGGACGGCCCCGCCCAGGTGCTGGCCGCCGGGGACATCGCGCTGGACACCTCCCGCCACCAGGTGCGCGTGAAGGGGGCGGAGGTGGTGCTCACCGCGCTGGAGTTCCGCCTGCTGCGCACGCTGCTGGAGCGCAGCGACCGCGTCCAGACGCGCGAGGTGCTCCTGTCCGACGTCTGGGGCATCCAGGCGGAGATCCACACCCGCACCGTGGACACGCACATCAAGCGGCTGCGCGAGAAGCTGGGGCCGGCCGGCGACATCATCGAGACGGTGCGCGGCGTCGGCTACAAGCTCAGCCCCCCCTGA